A window of Ruminiclostridium herbifermentans genomic DNA:
TTCAGTGAAAGAATTAAAAGAGTTATATTCAATCATTGAAAGTGGGTCTGTGCGAGAAGATATTCTTGTCGGTACTTACTTATTACTTGACAATCAACCTGCTGCTGAGCTTCATTTTGAAAGGTTAGAGCCAGAGCTTCAGAATAACTTTAAAAACTACCCTATTTATATGTTTTGGAAAAAAACAAAGGAGGACAGGAAGACTAATGAATAAAATGCGAATGGAGTCTTTAGACTTAACAAGTGAGAATATTGAGAAAATTGGGAAATTATTCCCTAATGTGATTACTGAATCTCGTGATGAAAACGGCAAGCTTAAAAAAGCAATTAATTTTGACATGTTGCGGCAAATTCTGAGTTCTGATGTATTGGATGGTGATGAAGCATATGAGTTTACTTGGGTAGGTAAAAAGGCTGCTATGGCTGAAGCAGGAAAGCCTATCCGCAAAACTTTGCGCCCTTGCAAGGAAGAAAGTAAGAATTGGGACACCACTCAGAACCTTTATATTGAGGGAGATAACCTTGATGTTTTAAAGCTATTGCAGGAAAGTTATCTCGGAAAGGTAAAGCTTATATACATAGATCCTCCTTATAACACAGGTCATGATTTCATATATAGAGATTCGTTTGATATAGATGTGGATGATTATATGGAAGCAAAAGGATTATTCGATGAAAACGAAAACCGTCTATTCCAAAATAGTGAAAGTAACGGGCGATTTCATTCAGATTGGTGTTCAATGATTTTTTCGAGGCTTATCCTTGCGAGAAATTTACTTTCAAGTGATGGTGTTATTTTTATTTCTATAGACAGTAATGAGCAGGCAAACCTAAAGAAAATATGTGATGAAGTTTTTGGCGAGAGTTGCTTTGTTTGTTCCGCGATTTGGAGGTCTTCTGACAACAGTAATAATGATGCGAAGCAATTTTCCAATGACCATAATGATACGTTAATATATTCAAAACAACCATTATGGCAACCACAAAAACAGAGCGATGATAGTAAGCGTACACATTTTAAAAACCCTGATAATGATCCGCGAGGGCCTTGGTTTGATGGCAATCCACTTAATTCTCCCAATTATCGGGAGAATCTTGTTTACGATATTGTTTCCCCCCAAGGAATAGTAATAAAGCCACCAAAAAACGGATGGAGGTGGTCAAAAGAAACATTAGAAGAAAAAATGAAAACAGGCGAAATACGCTTTACTGAAGATGGAAGGAGTATAAGACGAAGAACATACCTTTGTGATATGGAAGGTTTACCACCTTCTTCCTTGTGGATTGATTTAGAAAAAACAGGACATAACAGGCAGGCGAAATACGAGCTATTAAAGCTTCTACCAGAAAACGTTTTTGACACTCCTAAGCCCGTCCGTCTGATCAAATATATCATTAGTTTAGTACAAGATAATAAAGATGCTATCATATTGGATTTTTTCAGTGGATCAGGAACAACCGCTGATGCAGTAATGCAGCTTAACTCTGAGGACGGTGTATAAACTGTCAAGGAAAAATGTATAAAAAGTATTAAATAATTATGTACAACTATTCTCCTTGCTTCATATGATCCTTTAATCTGTATGACTTTCCAGATATAGATATTACATGTGCATGGTGCAATACCCTGTCAAGTATTGCATTGGCTACAACTGCGTCATAGAATACACCATCCCATTCGTTGAAATTCATGTTTGTTGTAAGAATGGTACTTTTTCTCTCATATCTCATATCTATAAGCTGAAAAAACATATTAGAATCTTCTTTATCAATGGGTAAGTAGCCAAGTTCATCAATGATAAGTAGTCTGTAATGGCAGAAGTGTCTGAGTCTTACATCAAGTCTGTTTTCCAGTTTTGCTTTCTTTAGTTGCTGCAATAAATCATGACATTTGATAAAATATGTGCTAGTACGTTTCTTTGCTGCAGCTATTCCTATTGATGTTGCCAGATGAGTCTTTCCAACACCACTTGGACCAAGAAATACTATATTCTCATTTCTTTCAAGAAAACCAAGCGTGCAAAGTTCTTGTATTTCTTGCTGATTTACTGACGGCTGAAAATTGAAATCATAATCTTTCAATTCCTTTACAAAAGGAAATGCTGCTGCTTTAATCATAGATCTAGATGCTTTGGCCTCCTTAAAATCAACTTCGTAATTACTAAGTCTCAGTAGTCCTTCTGTAAACGAAAGATTGTTGGATGTCACAAAATTAGATATTTCATCAAGATGAATTACCATTTGCCCAAGACCAAGAATTTCCATGTTCCGGCATAGCTGGTTGTATGTACTGTTATTCATAACTATATACTTCTCCTATAACCTGTAAGTTTTCTTTTGCCCGCTCATTTATATTTTCTTCCTTAAATGCATGCGATTTTCTTGCTATAGCAGTATAGTGTTCTGTAAAATAATTTAGTTTCTTTTTACTAAGGGTATGGATAGTTATTAATTCCATGTTATAATAAACATGTATGTAACCATCATACACTTGTAAAGTAAGAGTTTTTCCAATGTATTCTGGTGGTACAGAATACTGGCATTCATTATGGTTGAACATGCTGGATGAATTTACTTTTACTTTATGTGGAGTTATTTGATAAGGCTTTCTTATGGTATCGGCTGGTAAGCTTCCTAAGAAAGCTTTTTCCTTGTTGAAATACATTAATGGAATACGACCTGTACCTTGATTTACCTGCATGTTTACTCTGTTATTTATTCGTGTGACCAACTCATTAAGTTCCTTGTAATCAAGTTTTCCATTGTAGGCTCTTATCTCATCAAGTAGTTTCATTGGTGCTTCTACTTTGGCTTTTGTTCTTGGTCTTCCTGCAATACAAGGGTGCACCTTAAAACCATAATCATCCGCAAACTGCTTAAATTTTATATTTATTTTCCCTTCTGTATACTCTGTTCTTGGCTCATCCATAACTGTTTTCATATTATCGGTGACAATCTCACTTGGAACACCTCCAAACGTGTTAAACGCATCATCAAGGAATGAAAATAATATGTCCTGTGTTTTTGATAGAGATACCCTGTATACTCTAAAACGTGAGTATGACAGCAATAATACAAATATGTTTACTTCTATTATTTCACCTGTTGAAAGAGTAAATCGTATAGACTCTTTCCAGTCTAGTTGTGCTTGTTGACCCATTCCTGTTTCATAACGTATGGTTACGTTATTTGCGTTTGAAGGTCTGCTTTTTTTGAAATATGAGTCTAGTTCAGGATATTTTCTTAGATAGTAGCAGAAATTCACATAAGACCCTTCATAAGAATGATTGTCTACTAGGTATTGCCATAAAACTCTTCTGTAATAAAATATCTGCTGGCTGTTATCAGATAGAAGCTCTGCGATAATGTCATAGTAAGCAGTGATACAATTCACGCATTCTCTGGATTTGGCCTTATGAAAGCCATTAATGTATTTATCAACTGTACGCCTATCGACATCAAGTTCCCTTGCGATCTGGCTTTTATTAACCTTCAATGTTGTGTCCTCCATAAATGGTTTTAACTTATAAAGATCCTTGACAGTTTGAATATTTAAATCTGTTATGATACTACTTTTGATAATCATTAGGGTATCTCCTTTTGTACCCTGTAATCATACCATTTGTACATTTTTATTTAATATTATTTGTACATTATTAATTATAACTTTATAGACGGTGGTAGACGTAAGTTCATTATGATTCAATTACCTGAAGACCTTGATGAAAGCTATGCTAAGGCCTCTAATGATAAGA
This region includes:
- a CDS encoding site-specific DNA-methyltransferase; this encodes MNKMRMESLDLTSENIEKIGKLFPNVITESRDENGKLKKAINFDMLRQILSSDVLDGDEAYEFTWVGKKAAMAEAGKPIRKTLRPCKEESKNWDTTQNLYIEGDNLDVLKLLQESYLGKVKLIYIDPPYNTGHDFIYRDSFDIDVDDYMEAKGLFDENENRLFQNSESNGRFHSDWCSMIFSRLILARNLLSSDGVIFISIDSNEQANLKKICDEVFGESCFVCSAIWRSSDNSNNDAKQFSNDHNDTLIYSKQPLWQPQKQSDDSKRTHFKNPDNDPRGPWFDGNPLNSPNYRENLVYDIVSPQGIVIKPPKNGWRWSKETLEEKMKTGEIRFTEDGRSIRRRTYLCDMEGLPPSSLWIDLEKTGHNRQAKYELLKLLPENVFDTPKPVRLIKYIISLVQDNKDAIILDFFSGSGTTADAVMQLNSEDGV
- the istB gene encoding IS21-like element helper ATPase IstB; amino-acid sequence: MNNSTYNQLCRNMEILGLGQMVIHLDEISNFVTSNNLSFTEGLLRLSNYEVDFKEAKASRSMIKAAAFPFVKELKDYDFNFQPSVNQQEIQELCTLGFLERNENIVFLGPSGVGKTHLATSIGIAAAKKRTSTYFIKCHDLLQQLKKAKLENRLDVRLRHFCHYRLLIIDELGYLPIDKEDSNMFFQLIDMRYERKSTILTTNMNFNEWDGVFYDAVVANAILDRVLHHAHVISISGKSYRLKDHMKQGE
- the istA gene encoding IS21 family transposase — protein: MIIKSSIITDLNIQTVKDLYKLKPFMEDTTLKVNKSQIARELDVDRRTVDKYINGFHKAKSRECVNCITAYYDIIAELLSDNSQQIFYYRRVLWQYLVDNHSYEGSYVNFCYYLRKYPELDSYFKKSRPSNANNVTIRYETGMGQQAQLDWKESIRFTLSTGEIIEVNIFVLLLSYSRFRVYRVSLSKTQDILFSFLDDAFNTFGGVPSEIVTDNMKTVMDEPRTEYTEGKINIKFKQFADDYGFKVHPCIAGRPRTKAKVEAPMKLLDEIRAYNGKLDYKELNELVTRINNRVNMQVNQGTGRIPLMYFNKEKAFLGSLPADTIRKPYQITPHKVKVNSSSMFNHNECQYSVPPEYIGKTLTLQVYDGYIHVYYNMELITIHTLSKKKLNYFTEHYTAIARKSHAFKEENINERAKENLQVIGEVYSYE